Proteins from a genomic interval of Rhizobium etli CFN 42:
- a CDS encoding glucose 1-dehydrogenase: MAKLTGKVAVVTGASKGIGAAIAKAMAAEGAEVVVNYASSKAGADAVVEAIGAAGGKAIAVQGDVSKAEQAQGVVDAAVREFGKLDVLVNNSGVYEFAPIGEVTEEHYRRMFDVNVLGVLLTTQAAAKHLGEGGSVINISSVVTSLGLPASAVYTGTKGAVEGINSVLAKELGPRKIRVNAILPGMVETEGTHTAGVIGSDLQQTMVAQTPLGRIGQPDDIADIAVFLASDDARWLTGERLVASGGFR, encoded by the coding sequence ATGGCTAAGCTCACAGGAAAGGTCGCAGTGGTAACGGGAGCCTCCAAGGGTATCGGCGCCGCGATTGCCAAGGCAATGGCGGCCGAAGGTGCTGAGGTGGTGGTCAATTACGCATCGAGCAAGGCCGGAGCCGACGCCGTGGTCGAGGCGATCGGCGCGGCGGGCGGCAAAGCCATCGCGGTGCAGGGCGACGTTTCCAAGGCCGAACAGGCGCAGGGCGTGGTCGATGCCGCGGTCAGGGAATTCGGCAAGCTCGACGTGCTGGTCAACAATTCCGGCGTCTATGAATTCGCCCCCATCGGCGAGGTGACCGAGGAGCATTATCGCCGCATGTTCGACGTCAATGTTCTCGGCGTTCTCCTGACCACCCAGGCAGCGGCCAAGCATCTCGGCGAGGGCGGCAGCGTCATCAACATCTCCTCGGTGGTCACCAGCCTGGGGCTGCCGGCCTCGGCCGTCTACACCGGCACCAAGGGAGCCGTCGAGGGCATCAACAGCGTGCTTGCCAAGGAGCTTGGCCCGCGCAAGATCCGCGTCAACGCCATCCTGCCGGGCATGGTCGAGACCGAGGGCACCCACACGGCCGGCGTCATCGGCTCGGATTTGCAACAGACCATGGTCGCCCAGACGCCGCTCGGCCGCATCGGCCAGCCGGACGATATCGCCGACATTGCCGTCTTCCTCGCTTCCGACGATGCCCGCTGGCTGACTGGCGAACGCCTGGTCGCGAGCGGCGGTTTCCGCTGA
- a CDS encoding winged helix-turn-helix domain-containing protein, with the protein MRILLIEDDIKTSDYIAKGFTEAGHVCDVFGDGRDGLFQAQREAYDVIVVDRMLPGLDGLAIIRSLRAAKVGTPALFLTSIGGVDDRVEGLEAGGDDYLTKPFAFSELLARVNALGRRPPVQEQRTVLKVADLELDLIRREARRAGQAIELQPREFTLLEVLMRGEGRVITKTMLLERVWDFHFDPKTSVVETHISRLRAKVDKPFQAQLLHTIRNTGYSLHAPRTG; encoded by the coding sequence ATGCGAATCCTGCTTATCGAGGACGATATCAAGACGTCCGACTATATCGCCAAGGGCTTCACGGAGGCCGGGCACGTCTGTGACGTGTTCGGCGACGGCCGCGACGGGTTATTTCAGGCGCAGCGCGAGGCCTATGACGTCATCGTCGTCGATCGCATGCTGCCGGGTCTCGATGGGCTGGCGATCATCCGCTCGTTGCGCGCCGCCAAGGTCGGCACGCCGGCGCTGTTCCTGACCTCGATCGGCGGCGTCGACGACCGGGTCGAGGGGCTGGAGGCCGGCGGCGACGATTATCTCACCAAACCTTTCGCCTTCTCCGAGCTTCTGGCGCGCGTCAATGCGCTCGGCCGGCGCCCGCCGGTGCAGGAGCAGCGCACGGTCTTGAAGGTCGCCGATCTGGAGCTCGATCTGATCCGGCGGGAGGCGCGGCGCGCCGGCCAGGCGATCGAGCTGCAGCCGCGCGAATTCACCCTGCTCGAGGTGCTGATGCGCGGCGAAGGCCGTGTCATCACCAAAACCATGCTCCTGGAGCGGGTCTGGGATTTCCACTTCGACCCGAAGACCAGCGTCGTGGAGACCCATATCAGCCGCCTCAGGGCCAAGGTCGACAAGCCGTTCCAGGCCCAGCTTCTGCATACGATTCGCAACACCGGATACAGCCTGCATGCGCCTCGAACAGGATGA
- a CDS encoding DUF982 domain-containing protein — MSRRRSFKPVKITINGKTRTVYNVVQAGNTLLNDWPEQTPAAKAAELLVLDVFNDIAEPEQVRRAFITAARASDIKFTS, encoded by the coding sequence ATGAGCAGGCGACGGAGCTTCAAACCGGTGAAGATCACCATCAATGGCAAGACCAGGACGGTCTATAATGTCGTTCAGGCCGGCAATACCTTGCTGAACGATTGGCCCGAGCAGACGCCGGCGGCCAAGGCTGCCGAGCTGCTGGTGCTCGATGTCTTCAACGATATCGCCGAGCCGGAGCAGGTGCGGCGGGCATTCATAACCGCAGCCAGGGCAAGCGACATCAAGTTCACTTCCTGA
- a CDS encoding S24 family peptidase, with the protein MLKDQEQFEREERAKRLVMARKNAGFAGPKAIVDRFGWNANVYKAHESGRNGFGIADAKKYAKAFRVNLNWLQFGTGDAHDPEERPVSVADVPKISWVSAGQLTEQAPITDFSEFPTVAALDLPDGDWIALEVEGNSMNKISPPGSIIFVNRRDKRLAPNALYVVADETGAATYKRYRPNDNPPFQPASYEDVPPPEFQGAVTIVGRVRRSVIEM; encoded by the coding sequence ATGTTGAAAGATCAGGAACAATTTGAGCGCGAAGAACGCGCAAAGCGTCTGGTCATGGCCAGGAAGAACGCGGGCTTTGCCGGGCCGAAGGCGATCGTCGATCGTTTTGGCTGGAACGCCAATGTCTACAAGGCGCACGAGTCGGGCCGGAACGGCTTCGGCATCGCCGACGCGAAGAAATATGCCAAGGCGTTCAGGGTCAATCTCAACTGGCTGCAGTTCGGAACCGGCGATGCGCACGATCCGGAGGAGCGGCCGGTCTCGGTCGCCGACGTGCCGAAGATCTCCTGGGTCAGCGCCGGGCAGCTGACCGAGCAGGCGCCGATCACCGATTTTTCGGAATTCCCGACCGTCGCCGCGCTTGACCTGCCGGATGGCGACTGGATCGCGCTCGAGGTCGAGGGCAATTCGATGAACAAGATCTCACCGCCCGGCTCGATCATTTTCGTCAACCGCCGCGACAAGCGCCTGGCGCCGAACGCGCTCTATGTCGTCGCCGACGAAACCGGGGCTGCGACCTACAAGCGCTACCGGCCGAACGACAACCCGCCCTTCCAGCCCGCCTCCTACGAGGACGTGCCGCCGCCGGAATTCCAGGGCGCCGTCACCATCGTCGGTCGCGTCCGCCGGTCGGTGATCGAGATGTGA
- a CDS encoding GcrA family cell cycle regulator: MRDLFWTEDKIVKAQKLWQEGFSARQIAELFGSKKNTVINMAHRNRDRFPSRQDARKQLAVAGAAPAPMRHPDRVRRVTLSCAEVTMPRVPTIDGPAP, translated from the coding sequence ATGAGAGATCTGTTCTGGACGGAAGACAAGATCGTCAAGGCGCAGAAGCTCTGGCAGGAGGGGTTTTCGGCGCGACAAATCGCCGAGCTCTTCGGCTCGAAGAAGAACACCGTCATCAACATGGCGCATCGCAATCGCGACCGGTTTCCCTCCAGGCAGGATGCGCGCAAGCAGCTTGCGGTCGCCGGCGCGGCGCCCGCGCCGATGCGCCACCCCGACCGGGTGAGGCGGGTGACGCTGTCGTGCGCCGAGGTGACCATGCCGCGCGTGCCCACGATCGACGGACCGGCGCCATGA
- a CDS encoding DNA-directed RNA polymerase sigma-70 factor, with protein sequence MSTAPAHQGTHMNALELFRSGRDYIEIAAILGVSVPAVESEIHRLRSAEKGDTAHQDYAAGKIRRFPGRAARPGAPVNFAGGRV encoded by the coding sequence ATGAGCACCGCCCCGGCGCATCAAGGCACGCACATGAACGCCCTCGAGCTCTTCCGCTCCGGCAGGGATTATATCGAAATCGCGGCCATCCTCGGCGTGTCGGTGCCCGCCGTGGAGAGCGAGATCCACCGGCTTCGCAGCGCCGAGAAGGGCGACACCGCCCATCAGGATTACGCCGCCGGCAAAATCCGGCGGTTCCCCGGCCGCGCCGCCAGGCCGGGCGCTCCGGTCAATTTTGCCGGCGGGCGGGTTTGA
- a CDS encoding response regulator transcription factor: protein MSAVTSAVTPREREIIGWMAQGKTAAEIGTILGISPITVNTHISNAKAKLGVFKETALVAAALRNGIIR from the coding sequence ATGAGTGCCGTGACCAGTGCCGTGACCCCGCGCGAGCGGGAAATCATCGGCTGGATGGCGCAAGGCAAGACCGCCGCCGAAATCGGCACCATCCTCGGCATCTCGCCGATCACCGTCAACACCCACATTTCCAATGCCAAGGCGAAACTCGGCGTGTTCAAGGAGACTGCACTGGTCGCCGCCGCACTTCGAAACGGCATCATTCGATAG
- a CDS encoding ArsR/SmtB family transcription factor, whose translation MRPFFHPALEDIKPEAILYALSDPERVAIFAKLAGTACGGTCSALADLGDRVIPKSSLSNHFKVLRESGLIRSERQGVEMRNQTRCAELDERFPGLVRAILTAYGQLPEQLKTG comes from the coding sequence ATGCGACCGTTCTTTCACCCAGCCCTGGAGGACATAAAACCCGAGGCGATCCTTTATGCGCTCTCCGATCCGGAGCGCGTCGCGATATTCGCCAAGCTCGCCGGCACCGCCTGTGGCGGCACCTGTTCTGCGCTCGCCGATCTCGGCGACCGCGTCATTCCGAAATCGTCGCTGTCGAACCATTTCAAGGTGCTGCGCGAATCCGGCCTGATCCGCAGCGAACGTCAAGGCGTCGAGATGCGCAACCAGACCCGCTGCGCGGAGCTCGACGAGCGCTTCCCCGGGCTGGTCAGGGCGATTCTAACGGCTTACGGCCAGCTTCCCGAGCAGCTTAAGACGGGTTGA
- a CDS encoding glycosyltransferase family 25 protein: MNMRAAPAALMPAIHPVSLRVNTYLINLDRAPLRRFRMERLLAGFGLAYERVAAVDGAAISLPHPGFDEKSYLSRHGRRPNPFEIGCYLSHVECARRFLASNAEFALILEDDLDFDGDFAELLEAALRHQAHWDILRLSTVNSGRKHRVEPLTASRSLAIALTREKGSGAYLINRQAAGWIAGALLPMRLPYDLAFDLEFDDGLRACFVDPLPVGQRADPCSQIQAGLSAYRLGRRRPWSVLPFRAAAEIRRFVARFGRLAAWRLTLSPASMGRRSKREGRDDCLPAQSRPNAVRRLP; encoded by the coding sequence ATGAACATGCGCGCCGCACCCGCCGCCCTTATGCCGGCCATTCATCCGGTCAGCCTGCGGGTCAATACCTACCTCATCAATCTCGACCGCGCGCCGTTGCGCCGGTTCCGAATGGAACGCCTGCTGGCGGGCTTCGGCCTTGCCTATGAGCGCGTGGCGGCGGTCGACGGTGCGGCCATAAGCCTGCCGCATCCCGGCTTCGACGAGAAATCTTATCTCAGCCGGCACGGCCGCCGGCCGAACCCTTTCGAGATCGGCTGCTATCTCAGCCATGTCGAATGCGCCCGGCGCTTCCTCGCCAGCAACGCCGAATTCGCCCTCATCCTCGAGGACGATCTCGACTTCGACGGTGATTTTGCCGAGCTGCTCGAGGCCGCGCTTCGCCATCAGGCGCACTGGGACATTCTGCGGCTGTCGACGGTCAATTCCGGCCGGAAGCACCGGGTCGAGCCGCTGACCGCCTCGCGCTCGCTCGCCATTGCGCTGACCCGCGAGAAGGGATCCGGCGCCTATCTGATCAACCGCCAGGCGGCGGGCTGGATTGCCGGGGCGCTGCTGCCCATGCGGCTGCCCTATGATCTCGCCTTCGACCTGGAGTTCGATGACGGTCTGCGCGCCTGCTTCGTCGATCCGCTGCCGGTGGGCCAGAGGGCCGATCCCTGCTCGCAGATCCAGGCGGGGCTTTCGGCCTACCGGCTCGGCCGCCGCCGCCCGTGGAGCGTGCTGCCCTTTCGCGCTGCTGCCGAGATCCGCCGTTTTGTCGCCCGTTTCGGCCGGCTCGCGGCATGGCGCCTCACGCTTTCTCCGGCATCAATGGGAAGGCGATCGAAACGCGAAGGCCGGGATGATTGTCTGCCAGCGCAATCTCGGCCGAATGCAGTTCGGCGATTGCCTTGA
- a CDS encoding TadE/TadG family type IV pilus assembly protein: MLLRFIFDRSGNFGIMTALLVVPLLGAAGTAVDFASALSLRTELYAAADAAAVGSITPTSEAAAQANTMSGDGSLTLGKSEAQKIFFSQMSKKQGDAPVTVDISVQKKGDTLSSTVSFNATMPTTFMQVMGFDEIAVTGAATAQYQTPSYMDFFMLLDNTPSMGVAATTDDITAMKKATANGHDGGKDKNCAFACHIVSEKGVEDKNSYYNVARNNGVTIRIDVVASAVKALMAKAKDTQSMPSQFRVAAYTSGKTAQDAKAAKLFKVSDLNYDLGAVAAAANMIKLMSIPYQNYYSDQQTSFDEALKGIEGEIKGNIGTGTSNADRQKIVFFVADGVGDSYKPTGCTSPKGANGGRCIEPIDTTYCKKLKDRGIKVAVLYTTYLPLPDNGFYKDWVKPFETRIAAKMEECATPGFYFAVSPTEGIEEAMEALFRKIVSAPRITS; the protein is encoded by the coding sequence ATGTTGCTTCGTTTCATCTTCGACCGATCCGGCAACTTCGGAATTATGACGGCGCTCCTCGTCGTCCCATTGCTGGGGGCGGCGGGGACGGCCGTTGATTTTGCCAGCGCCCTGTCGCTTCGGACCGAACTCTATGCCGCTGCGGATGCGGCAGCGGTGGGATCGATTACACCGACGTCAGAGGCGGCGGCACAGGCCAATACGATGTCGGGCGACGGGTCGCTGACGCTCGGAAAATCCGAAGCCCAGAAGATCTTCTTTTCGCAGATGTCCAAAAAACAGGGCGACGCGCCCGTGACCGTCGATATCAGCGTTCAGAAAAAGGGCGACACACTCAGCTCGACCGTGTCCTTCAACGCGACGATGCCCACGACCTTCATGCAGGTGATGGGATTTGATGAGATCGCCGTGACCGGAGCGGCAACCGCCCAGTATCAGACCCCGTCCTACATGGATTTCTTCATGCTGCTGGACAACACCCCGTCGATGGGCGTTGCGGCCACCACCGACGACATCACCGCGATGAAAAAGGCGACGGCAAACGGCCATGATGGCGGCAAGGATAAAAACTGCGCCTTCGCATGCCACATCGTTTCTGAAAAGGGCGTCGAGGACAAGAACAGCTACTACAATGTCGCACGCAATAACGGCGTGACCATCCGTATCGACGTGGTCGCCTCTGCCGTGAAAGCCCTGATGGCCAAGGCAAAGGACACGCAGTCCATGCCTAGCCAATTCAGGGTCGCTGCCTATACGTCCGGCAAGACCGCGCAGGACGCCAAAGCCGCGAAGCTCTTCAAGGTCTCCGACCTGAACTATGATCTTGGCGCCGTGGCGGCCGCCGCGAATATGATCAAACTGATGAGCATTCCCTATCAGAACTATTACAGCGACCAGCAGACGAGCTTTGACGAAGCGCTGAAAGGGATCGAAGGCGAGATCAAGGGGAACATCGGCACGGGCACCAGCAATGCCGATCGCCAGAAGATCGTCTTTTTCGTCGCTGACGGCGTTGGCGACAGCTATAAGCCGACCGGCTGCACCAGCCCGAAAGGCGCAAACGGCGGACGATGCATCGAACCGATCGACACGACTTATTGCAAGAAGCTCAAAGATCGCGGCATCAAGGTCGCCGTCCTCTATACGACCTATCTGCCCCTGCCCGACAACGGCTTTTACAAGGACTGGGTCAAGCCCTTCGAGACCCGCATCGCCGCAAAAATGGAAGAATGCGCAACCCCCGGCTTCTATTTCGCGGTCAGTCCCACCGAAGGCATTGAAGAGGCAATGGAAGCCCTGTTCCGCAAGATCGTCAGCGCCCCGCGGATAACCAGCTGA
- a CDS encoding SDR family NAD(P)-dependent oxidoreductase encodes MQIDLAGKTALVTGSTEGIGYAIARQLARAGADVVINGRSEEKTANAAERLKGEGAGGTVAAVAADVATAEGCDALVAKVPHVDILVNNAGIFQPLDFFEANDEVWDRHWQVNVMSAVRLSRAYLPGMQNVDWGRVIFIASESGFNIPVEMIHYGVSKTADIAVARGLAKRMAGTGITVNSVLPGPTLSEGVEAMLAEERAKTGKPIEEVAADFVKKHRGSSIIQRAASVEEIANLVTYLASPLASATTGASMRVDGGLIDTL; translated from the coding sequence ATGCAGATCGACCTCGCAGGCAAGACCGCTCTTGTTACTGGATCTACCGAAGGGATCGGCTACGCCATCGCCCGCCAGCTCGCAAGGGCGGGCGCGGACGTGGTGATCAACGGACGGTCCGAAGAAAAGACCGCAAATGCCGCCGAACGCCTGAAAGGCGAAGGTGCCGGGGGCACCGTCGCAGCCGTCGCAGCCGATGTGGCAACCGCTGAAGGATGTGACGCTCTTGTCGCCAAGGTTCCTCACGTGGACATCCTCGTCAACAACGCGGGCATTTTTCAGCCGCTCGATTTCTTCGAGGCGAACGACGAGGTGTGGGATCGCCACTGGCAGGTAAACGTCATGTCGGCCGTTAGGCTTTCGCGTGCCTATCTTCCGGGTATGCAGAACGTCGACTGGGGTCGCGTCATCTTCATCGCGTCGGAATCCGGCTTTAACATTCCGGTGGAGATGATTCACTACGGCGTCAGCAAGACCGCCGATATCGCGGTTGCCCGCGGGCTCGCCAAGCGCATGGCCGGTACGGGCATTACCGTGAACTCGGTCCTCCCCGGCCCAACACTGTCCGAAGGCGTCGAGGCGATGCTTGCCGAAGAGCGCGCGAAGACGGGCAAGCCGATCGAGGAGGTCGCGGCGGACTTCGTCAAGAAGCATCGTGGCAGTTCGATCATCCAACGAGCTGCAAGCGTCGAGGAAATCGCCAACCTCGTAACCTATCTGGCGTCGCCTTTGGCATCCGCAACGACCGGGGCTTCCATGCGCGTGGACGGAGGACTGATCGACACGCTCTGA
- a CDS encoding GFA family protein, translating into MPVFHAKCSCGALCLEVDGDPVHNHVCTCTRCQRASGSALAHNVWFREDDVRIVSGDYSVWFPQGETTPDVMKAFCRICGGGGFSKSGTYFPGTVVIAAGTFADPSFPAPDHVHWWGDRPHWIDLADTIERHAGN; encoded by the coding sequence ATGCCTGTCTTTCATGCCAAGTGCAGCTGCGGCGCCCTGTGCCTGGAGGTCGATGGCGATCCGGTGCACAACCACGTCTGCACGTGCACACGCTGCCAGCGCGCATCCGGCAGCGCTCTTGCCCATAATGTGTGGTTCCGCGAGGACGACGTCCGGATCGTTTCCGGCGATTATTCCGTATGGTTTCCGCAGGGCGAAACCACGCCGGATGTGATGAAAGCCTTTTGCCGGATCTGCGGTGGAGGCGGATTTTCCAAATCCGGAACATACTTCCCCGGCACCGTCGTCATCGCCGCCGGCACCTTCGCCGATCCCTCCTTTCCTGCGCCCGATCATGTTCACTGGTGGGGCGATCGCCCGCATTGGATCGACCTCGCCGACACGATCGAGCGTCATGCCGGAAATTAG
- a CDS encoding sensor histidine kinase, which yields MISSENRAHFSASCSSLRRSTPFRLAVTFGVLFVVAFIFSGAIIYHILSLGLGRDVDQSLNEMNSLIVSTYEPGDTADLINTLNNYASFQSTSDGLYSLTDAGGRKLAGNFAAPRIPNGVYTVTSGDVGLKGHERYRMQVSTVGPYSLVVAENFNDADEMLRIVLVSFEWAAAIVVATAIGGGVFLAVRAQARLDRVANTMNDVSHGALDARIPITGNGDDLDTVAIQINAALERLQRLVESMRQVSADIAHDLKTPLNRLRLTLDAAVAGNEQQADVSALLDEARNESDRINATFEALLRISQIEAGARKERFQATDLDAVLSVISEVYVDVAEDAGQSFRIAGRAPAVIWGDRDLLTQMIANLVENAINHCAAGTRITLSLRRQEDRAILSVADTGPGIPAEERDKVFRRLYRIDKSRTTPGSGLGLSLVKAIAELHSAEIALADNHPGLRVSIAFPLMPEKA from the coding sequence ATGATTTCGTCCGAAAACCGCGCACACTTTTCGGCATCATGCTCTAGCCTGCGCAGGAGCACGCCCTTCCGCTTGGCCGTCACCTTCGGCGTGCTCTTCGTGGTCGCTTTCATCTTCAGCGGCGCGATCATCTATCACATTCTCAGCCTCGGCCTTGGCCGCGATGTCGACCAGTCGCTCAACGAAATGAATTCGCTCATCGTCTCGACCTACGAGCCCGGCGACACCGCGGACCTGATCAACACGCTGAACAATTATGCGAGTTTCCAGTCGACCTCCGACGGGCTCTATTCGCTGACGGATGCCGGCGGGCGCAAGCTTGCCGGCAATTTCGCGGCACCGCGCATCCCGAACGGCGTCTATACCGTCACCTCGGGCGATGTCGGGCTGAAGGGGCATGAACGCTATCGCATGCAGGTATCGACGGTCGGCCCCTACAGCCTTGTGGTGGCCGAGAACTTCAACGATGCCGACGAGATGCTGCGGATCGTGCTGGTGAGCTTCGAATGGGCGGCAGCAATCGTCGTGGCGACGGCGATTGGCGGCGGCGTCTTTCTCGCCGTTCGCGCTCAGGCGCGGCTGGACCGGGTCGCCAACACCATGAATGACGTCTCTCACGGCGCGCTCGACGCCCGCATTCCGATCACCGGCAACGGCGACGATCTCGATACGGTGGCGATCCAGATCAACGCGGCGCTGGAGCGGCTGCAGAGGCTGGTCGAGAGCATGCGGCAGGTCAGCGCCGATATCGCCCACGATCTGAAAACACCGCTCAACAGGCTGCGCCTGACGCTGGATGCCGCCGTGGCCGGAAACGAGCAGCAGGCGGATGTTTCGGCTCTGCTTGATGAAGCGCGAAACGAGAGCGACCGGATCAACGCCACCTTCGAGGCGCTGCTGCGCATTTCCCAGATCGAGGCCGGCGCCCGCAAGGAGCGTTTCCAGGCGACCGATCTCGACGCCGTTCTGAGCGTCATCTCCGAGGTCTATGTCGATGTCGCCGAAGATGCCGGGCAGTCGTTCCGGATCGCCGGGCGCGCTCCCGCCGTCATCTGGGGCGACCGCGATCTCTTGACGCAGATGATCGCCAATCTGGTGGAGAACGCGATCAACCACTGCGCGGCCGGAACCCGCATCACCCTTTCGCTCCGCCGCCAGGAGGACCGCGCCATTCTCTCGGTCGCCGATACCGGCCCCGGCATCCCCGCCGAGGAAAGGGACAAGGTCTTCCGGCGCCTCTACCGGATCGACAAGAGCCGCACGACGCCAGGCAGCGGCCTCGGTCTCAGCCTCGTCAAGGCAATCGCCGAACTGCATTCGGCCGAGATTGCGCTGGCAGACAATCATCCCGGCCTTCGCGTTTCGATCGCCTTCCCATTGATGCCGGAGAAAGCGTGA
- a CDS encoding nucleotidyltransferase family protein — MMKEIDISYRTMFAELAQRTLDGQFLSDFPLEGWFVTVTVKDRDYWYFDLPTPEGKDKRSYVGPQSDEAITARVKAHKEIKDNVRERRRMVSTLRRAGLPGPDNFAGDITKALADAGLFRLRAVLIGSVAFSTYAGMLGVRLPSSAMQTGDADFAQDFAISAGVQDSLPPVLDVLQSIDPEFRAVPHEADRAKVVAFQNARGYRVEFLTGNRGSDEHTGKPSPMPALGGASAENLRFLDYLIYEPVRTVLLFREGVNVLVPAPERYAVHKLIVSSRRLTDTLGRVKADKDLTQASLLFQALVETRHDSELTDAWAEAWDRGDSWKDGLCQGLLRLPHKGVEALGKALGSEMPDLEKLRAETRPT, encoded by the coding sequence ATGATGAAAGAGATCGACATCAGCTATAGGACAATGTTCGCCGAACTGGCGCAGCGGACCTTGGACGGGCAGTTTTTGTCGGACTTCCCATTGGAAGGATGGTTTGTGACCGTCACCGTGAAGGACCGCGATTACTGGTATTTCGATCTCCCGACGCCCGAAGGCAAGGACAAGCGAAGCTATGTCGGTCCACAGAGCGACGAAGCGATCACAGCGCGGGTGAAGGCCCACAAGGAGATCAAGGATAATGTCCGGGAGCGCAGGCGCATGGTCAGCACGCTCCGTCGTGCCGGCCTCCCGGGTCCCGATAATTTCGCGGGAGACATCACCAAAGCCCTCGCGGATGCGGGCTTGTTCCGTCTGCGTGCAGTCCTGATCGGGTCGGTGGCATTCAGCACCTATGCGGGGATGCTCGGCGTTCGCCTGCCCTCATCCGCCATGCAGACAGGAGACGCGGACTTCGCGCAGGACTTTGCTATTTCTGCAGGTGTCCAGGACAGCCTGCCTCCGGTTCTCGACGTCCTCCAGTCGATTGATCCCGAATTCCGGGCCGTTCCTCATGAGGCAGACAGAGCCAAGGTTGTCGCCTTTCAGAACGCCAGGGGGTATCGGGTGGAATTCCTGACGGGGAACCGCGGATCGGATGAACATACCGGCAAACCCTCCCCCATGCCTGCCCTCGGCGGTGCGTCGGCGGAAAATCTGCGCTTCCTGGACTACTTGATCTACGAGCCCGTGCGCACGGTGCTGCTCTTCCGCGAGGGGGTGAACGTCCTCGTTCCCGCCCCCGAGCGATATGCCGTTCATAAGCTCATCGTATCGTCCAGAAGGCTCACGGACACTCTCGGACGCGTAAAAGCGGACAAAGACCTCACGCAGGCGTCGCTGCTTTTCCAAGCCCTCGTCGAGACACGCCATGACTCCGAGCTGACAGATGCTTGGGCGGAAGCGTGGGATCGAGGGGATTCATGGAAAGACGGCCTCTGCCAAGGTCTCCTGAGGCTCCCTCATAAGGGTGTCGAAGCGCTCGGCAAGGCTCTTGGGTCGGAGATGCCCGATCTGGAGAAGTTGAGAGCCGAAACTCGGCCGACGTGA